A genomic window from Blastocatellia bacterium includes:
- a CDS encoding enoyl-CoA hydratase-related protein yields MADYQRIEYSVTEGLAYITLNRPEKRNALDRLTLDELGSALRAAEEDAGVKLVILTGAGKDFCAGLDLSELQTLSEASVMENLADARRLANLFLTLRRLVKPVVALVRGRALAGGCGLASACDLLLAAESARFGYPEVKIGFVAAIVAVLLRRSVGEKKAAELILSGRVVTATEAERLGLVNFVYPDEDFDRNATAFIRELKQNSLTAMTLTKRILYEIDALPIEAALEQAISTNALARLTEDFKRGLASFLTKDR; encoded by the coding sequence ATGGCCGATTATCAGCGAATCGAGTACTCTGTCACCGAGGGCCTCGCTTACATCACACTCAATCGCCCGGAAAAGCGGAATGCGCTCGACCGCCTGACGCTCGATGAACTGGGCTCGGCGCTCCGTGCAGCAGAGGAGGACGCCGGGGTGAAACTCGTCATCCTGACCGGTGCGGGAAAGGACTTCTGCGCCGGGCTGGATCTATCGGAACTCCAGACGCTGAGCGAAGCGTCGGTTATGGAGAATCTGGCCGATGCCCGACGCCTGGCTAACCTTTTCCTCACGTTGCGGCGGCTGGTCAAGCCGGTCGTCGCGCTGGTCCGCGGACGGGCGCTAGCGGGAGGCTGCGGCCTGGCCAGCGCTTGCGACCTCCTTCTCGCTGCCGAAAGCGCACGATTCGGTTATCCCGAAGTCAAGATTGGCTTCGTGGCCGCCATTGTCGCTGTTCTGCTGCGACGATCGGTTGGCGAGAAAAAGGCCGCGGAACTGATCCTCAGCGGACGAGTCGTCACCGCCACAGAAGCAGAACGCCTTGGTCTCGTCAACTTTGTCTACCCCGATGAGGACTTCGACCGCAATGCCACTGCCTTCATTCGTGAGCTGAAGCAAAACAGCCTCACGGCGATGACGCTGACCAAGCGCATCCTTTACGAGATAGACGCGCTTCCCATCGAGGCCGCCCTCGAGCAGGCAATCTCCACCAAC